The Anoplopoma fimbria isolate UVic2021 breed Golden Eagle Sablefish chromosome 9, Afim_UVic_2022, whole genome shotgun sequence genome contains the following window.
GTGAGCTGTCTATAACCTCCCCTCATCactcctggaggaggaagaggcttGGATATGCATTGCTCATTTGTTGTAGCCCTCACTGCCTTGTGTCATGTGGTTTCCATGCataacagtgtttgtgttttgtgatcCAGGGCCCATGGTGTATGGGATATGTTTCTGTCCCGTTTCCAAAAAGCAGAAGCTGAAGGAATCGAAAGTGGCAGGTGATGATGCTGTGAACTCATCCTCGCCGCTTTCTCAATCAGAAAAAAGTGAGGTAAGAGAattgttttgacatttctgatgcattttccattttctccctCGTCAGATTCAAAGACTCTAacggaggcagagagagagaatcttTTCAAAAAACTGGACGAAGCCAAAAGTTACGTGGGCTGGGCTCTGCAGATTCTCTCACCCAACACCATCTCCACCAGCATGTTACAGAGGTATGTGGCACGTGCAGCATCATGCACGCAGAGAATTCATCTCTTTCTAATAAACTGTGGGTTGCAATACAAAtgcactgtgcaattatagttataatagttattctgtctgtgtatatataatatttcagttattgtggattctttactgtttttattgcttatttataatacttgtttttcttttactatgtctcttgtttgcactatcctctatgctgctgtaatcctgtaaatgtccccgctgcgggactaataaaggattatcttatcttatcttatcttatcttatcttatcttatctcttatatTCACAGCCTGAAAAAAATGCCTGATTTTCTTTGTTAGGTCAAAATACAACTTGAACGCCCTTTCACATGACGCAGCGATTGGTCTGGTCCAGTATGCCTTGGACAGTGGAGTCCAGCTCAAAGAGGTATGCCATTCACGTGAACATAAAGGTGCACACctcatggttttgttttgttgtccaaGTAAATTGTGTGCTATGACTGCACAGATGGAAAGATTCAACATTTGATAGCACAACAtattctcattttcattcattcatctcttTTCTTTGCTCTCTACCATCTAACTTGGCCCGCGCTTGTCCACCTCCCTGCCgttctgcaggtatttgtgGACACAGTTGGCCCGGCGGAAAAGTATGAGGAGAAACTCTCAAAGCTCTTCCCAGGTATCGAGGTGACGGTGAGGCCAAAGGCCGACTCCCTCTACCCCATCGTCAGTGCCGCCAGTATCTGTGCAAAGGTTAGTGTCCAACACCAACTGGACCCCACCTTCACAGTAGCCATGGCTGCTTGCGTGGATCTCCTTGTTACTTCAGCAGTCGTAGTTCAGGAATATAGCGctgacagctgctgctgctcctgcaaaGCTCTGTGTCCACATTTAAAGCTTTGTTCAAAATCAGTTAATAGCTTTCTATTTTTCAGGTGGCCAGGGATCGCATTGTGCAGGGCTGGACCTTTGCTGAGGACCTGGGAGAGGTGGACGCAGACTACGGCTCTGGATACCCcggtggtaaaaaaaaaccatcaactGCTGTTATAGTGTCTCCTTACTGACATCTGTGTTTGAGAAATACTTCAGAATGTACTCTTAAATCAGAATGTACTCTATTAAgagatttgttatttttttatttcacggCTAACGTTACCTAAACATTACTAACACAGTTACCGATGCATGAAAATAAAccaactttttttcccccttgtgCTTTCAGACCCCAAGACTAAAGCGTGGCTGCTCAAGTACCTGGACCCCGTGTTCGGTTACCCTCAGTTTGTTCGATTTAGCTGGAGCACTGCCCAAACCCTGATGGACAGCAAGGGTGTGACCGTCCACTGGTAAAGAGCCTTCCATCTTGATTTTGACCCAAGTCCTTGGGTGTATAAAAGCAGAGGTTGATTTTGGGTGGTTAAAGCATACCATTGATATCCAgcattcaaatcattttttttgttttctgtgattcTTTGCAGAGAAAATAACTGTCGCTGCTAACCAGTGCTAAAAATTTGGCGGATAAAAATCATTTTCTTAAAGCATTAAAATAGTTTCCAGCTTTTATCCAAGTCCATAGAAGCCAAAAACAACTTGACAAAAGATGcttttgaaaagtgtgtgtgtgtgtgtgtgagagtgtgtgtgtgtgtgtgtgtgtgtgtgtgtgtgtgtgtgtgtgtgtgtgtgtgtgtgtgtgtgtgtgtgtgtgtgtgtgtgtgtgtgtgtgtgtgtgtgtgtgtgtgtgtgtgtgaacaaaaacaaaaacaaaaacaaaccacatcCCCTTTGATTCATGCTTAATGTCTGTGCAAATCATTTTGACTTAATGAGGCAAGAGCTAACCACAGTGTAAATATCTGTGCTGTTTAACTAAATCTGTCCTCAGGGACGACGATGCTGAGGACGGGGAGAAGGCGGCCCAGCGGCAGAACAACAAGTCCATGTTGTCCTACCTCAGTGCATCAGCTGGAGGTAACAACCAAAAACCGACACACCGCTTCTTCACCGAGCGCCGGCTGAAGAGCCTCGACACACTCTGAAGACCACACGATAGAGGACACACTGACTGGATAACATAAGCGCTTTTCTGAGATATCGCTCCAGACGTGGACTTTGATGGAACATTACAGagattttgtgtctgtgtcacCAATGCAGATGTAAATGAGGAtcttttatttgtcttgtttgtacctgttttttttactatataaAATACATGTCTCGCCTTTTGTAAGAACCCTTGTTTTAAAGTTCTACACCATACAAGAAACCAAAAGGCATTGTTGTGGAAAGTGTTGCAAACTTTAATGCCAATACTGCCCTCTGGTGGCCATATGACAAAATACACCAGGGTTAGAAAGTACCGTTAAACACAATGATCACATTAGGGATCCCAACACAACCACGTTGTTTTGGCTGACATGAACAAAttcaaaaacatgacaactgCAGAATGAAAACCACTCATCACAGCTGTTCCACCAACAATGACATCATAGTCTCTCAGTACTgcataaagataataataatctatattATAATGTATGTGTCATCCTGGGAACCATCGTATGGTTCCTGAGTTTaggttctttttctttcttttctttacaaaaggaaagaaagttgTCAATTGTTGACTTATACAACCTTTCACGATCCAACCATTGCCTGAATAACATAGTCTTAAATTATGATTCACATCAAAAACTGTCTAAGTATAATTTAAAATAGGTCTGTCCCCGACCAACGAGACCCTTAGTAGAAATCCTCGACTAATCGTTTAGTTTAATCGGCTGATCCGTAAAACTCAGTTTCTCCACAAGGAATCAagcaaaagcaccactttaaatcttgtgtttaccagagatgtgttcATAAGTTTCTTGGTAATAATGTCATTCGGCAtgcaaaagtataaaaaaaaaaaactaatgaaactAATTGACCAAAACAACTGATCATTCAACAAAGAGGAGGCAGCCTTAAATTTAACGGTTATATATTCTGAGAAagcaccaaaacattttttgaggtTCAGTACCCAGGCCTTGTAGGAAAACTGGGAAGTATagcttttctgtaaaataatgaacacacatttgttttttttatcctaatTTTAGCTTTCATTATATTCTGCTTTAACAAAATTAATagaatttacaagaaaaaaacatttgaaaatcgGTCCCTgaaccaccagcagcagcagcagttcttattttctcttctttacaGTTTTACGTTTCACATGTTGAGCCTACCCACAACAAGTACGACGGATGCTGCGTACTGTTCCCCTCTTAAAATACAGCAGTATAATCTGTATAATGACCCGACAAAGAGTATTTGGCGTTGCATAGATTGATCTTGAGACGTTTTCCAAATGCTTGTCTTCTCAGAAATGTCTGTCTCCTGTTGTTGATCCGTCTCCCGTCCTCTGAGAGCTTCATTCTCTTCTGACAATCCCGTCCTGAAAATCCTTTAACACACAGGACAGTTCACAAGACATTTCACATGTTGCTATAGCAGAACACAAAAGGCAGCTGTCTAAGAATGGGTGCCCATGTCACTGACTTGCCTAgattaataaaagttaaaatatatgAAGGCATGTCCTTCCGTCTGCCGACCCTAGAAGTCGTTGGGTTTGTGTCGAGACTCCAGGATCCTCTTCCCGCAGTTCATAGCTAGAGTGGAGATCGCAAACGAGGACAGGATCATGATCGAGGTCCCCACGAAATGAGACGACGCTCCTCTGGAGGTTGTCCTCAGGACCCTCCTGTGGAAAGTCTCTCTGTTGAGGGCTGCGGTGGCCACCGTTGTCTGGAACGCGGGCTCCATGGTTAGAGCGGTTTCCTGGACGCACGGCGGCTGGAGACGGCTGGTTCTTGGGAGGCTAGATGTTCAATCTGCTTTGGCCTCAGCAGGAGGTGTCTGGATCTTAACGTCCTGACCAACACGTGTCAAATCTTAATCTGTTTTGTTCTGTCCGATTTCTTCCCTGACCCCTTCCTTCCAGCGTTTATAACCACCCGCGGTTCCCTCATCTAATCCCTCTAAGTAGCCCGGTGTGCATCTACGTCAATGGGATTAAAAGTAGTTGGCTCAGGCCTGCAGAGGATCACGATGACGATCTATTTCAGCGTAAGACCGTCTACACACTCATTCTATTAGATCGCCCCTCCTCCGTTCTTTCATGGTGGATGAATGGAGTTGTTTATGGGATAGAAGCTCGCAAACAAGTCAACAACTCTGGTGTGTGAACACATAATTAGGGAAGGGCATAAACAATGAGCGATGAAACGATTGGCGTAAAGTGCACGGTCATTGATGCTGGTTGTTTCCGCACGCCTCCATGTGTTTAGTTTCAATGCTAAACAAACGCTGCAAATGTTTCCCTTCATATTATCACCACTGAAAAGAAGCTCTTTGCACCTCTAACATGCTCTTTGTCATTTTCCACTTTTGTTTGcataacaaaataattgaatagaaaaagatttaaataacTCACAGAGCAAATGTTGACATGATTTTGTTAACCAAACGAAACAGCCCGGTCTTGGCAGACAATAACATCCAAGGTCCACAGGAGGTGATGCAGATTTAGAACCTGCTAATATTTGGCAGCTAGTTTGCTTTTCCGTTGATTATGGGATGTAATTCGTACCAGAAGAGCTGCCAGATGAGTCACTGTAGACTGTTATCCACGACTACCGTACTGTTCCTTCTCGTAGAGGAGATAAGAGAGTAGAGCTGTAGAAGAGATCAATCAAAGATCCTGAGAACATCTGATTAAGAAACGGTACAGGACAGTTATACAataaaactcaataaaaaacagttatacaataaaactactaacattgttttcttatttaacGTCTCCAGTCAGGGACAACGTTTGACGTAAAAGACTTCCAAAGTGGGGTctgtgaaataatgaaatatgaattatatcatttttgtttattattaaacattGCATTTATGCAGAGGGGGGCCAGTTACACGAATAAAACGATTATATTGTATCCATTACTCCCATCCAGCTTTGGGCCAATAGAAACTGATTTGTTTGTATCACAGcaataattttataattttaagaTGAAGCACTTATTGAAAGTCAACTTTAGATTGGTAAGTTTTAATATCTTGTTATATTAAACCTTGCTATTGTTCATTTTTAAGAAAGCTTTTAAGATCAGTTACTTTAAATTAGGCCTCTGAATACTTTCAAAGAtgcaatttgaataaaatattgaattctGTTACTACTATAACTGTTTATAACCTTAATTAACTTATTTTCTAGAAATATAAAACTCACCTGTATAatacttactgtgtacttcagaggaaaacattgtagtattttatttcaatgacatttactattaacatgtattattacatttacttGGCAGAGAAACGTAACTGGTAACTTGGCATGTTCAGACCgaaattaaaatatgatgcattattatttattagacTATCCAGCATCAATTAAGAATtgaagaatattaaataaatgaacatttagCATGTCCAAATAGCACCAAATTTGTCAGAAGCACTCCCTGGTGTCCCCAGAAATACATCCACAGAGTATAGAAGTAGATCAGATGATGACAATTTGCTCTTTTTCTCTATTATATACCGCTGTATAtacattttgggggatttttaaagaaatttcAAATTAGTCCTGAAGATGTGGAATGAGCAATTTTCATTAATCATACACGAAACaataaagacaacattttaaatgtattgattgattgacttaACTGGTGTGTTAACTTCATGAAACcaacaaatcattttgtgtgtctgtgatggaAAGTGCTGTGTGAAAACTTAAATGACACAAGAACTTGGAGTAGCAATTCCATTCATctcctgaaaaacaaacttttgcaCCGTCAGCTGTGGTTTGTAGACCGCtgtcagcaccacggacagctccTCCCCACTGTGACCCGGGTCACATGGGGTCGGCAGGTCTCTAATCCCTGAGGCCGTTACACGTAGTCCCAGTTTCTTTTAATGGCGTCTCTTTAATTGTGCTAATTGGATTGCCCTGGCTCTTTTCCACTAATGACTGTGAAACGTttcatgaatgaatgtgtgGCGGTGACACAGTAGGACGAGAGGCTTCAATTATGAATCAGAGACAGGTACAAGGAAtgaatattagtggaatattagCGTTATGTGCTCTGAAATAACAGTTTTTCCTTTGAATCACATCTGTACTGACACAACCTGTAATCCACATCACCATGCTCTCTTATTTGACTCATTAGGCAAACTAACAAGCCCAAATATATAAACCTCCAGACTATCAACAGGGTGTTCAAACAGTACTTGCTAAATTAGGTTATAATTGATATCAGGAATAATACGAAGGTtagaaaatcaaaaatgatttgcaaACAGCGAAAACATAACACCAAGGATTTTGCTGCAAGAAGTCAGCCACGtagatttgatttgtttaaaagttcctatctaaaatatattaatttgtttGGGACCATCAGCTAATGTCATTCCCCccctcaaaaaaaataaaaataaataagatatatatatatatgtgtgtgtgtgtgtgctacttTTAAAACACTTAGATAATTGCCTTGTAGCTAAAAAGTCAAGGTAACGTCGCCGATTATGTTCGGTTCAGTAGAAAATCACAGACAACCTGTGCCGTCTTATTAAAAGTAACGgatgacaaaatgtattttgtaaatgtcatcATCTGTGGAGGTGACCTTTGTGAattttttcattaaactgcAGAAAATTCCTTGGCATTTCATGCTGGCGCAGTCAGTGATTctttaacataacattttactGGTTACAGATTTAAAGATCATCTAGCGATTTCCTCATAAGTCATAAGTCATATATTCCCACGGCCTCTGGTCCAAATGGAGCAGTCTGATCTCAAGCTTCTTCTAATCTGTGGATAACAGCAGAGTCTGGTCTCCACAGACTCTGCTGTGCCTGGCTATCAGATTAAATTTATCTCCATCAAGCTCCCTCGTGTGCCctggcattttttttcttctcttagcCCGGTCAACATATGGTGGCTCTTTTAAAATGCAGTAGCAGATCCTTTCCACATGGTGTCCCTGTTGCCTCAAAATGCAAAACTGccctatttttattttcttatagaACAATATGACCTTTTCTGAGGCAGTTAATGAATTAAAATGCAATTACTGTTTTCCCTTTTCAGCACTGGTATTTCTTAtgcactatttaaaaaaaaaaaaaagagtacaaATGCCAATTAAAGAATCATCTGTATAACAGGTGCTGGCATGCCACACGAAAACTGCTACTGCAGCTGTAATGGTGTCACTCAGCCTATAACTGCGAGTTCACTGTATTATGTCTTTTCAGTGTCATTGCCGGTTGGTGTAGCCATTTTGTAGCCATTTTAGTATACAGCAATGCattcaatatgttttattggAGCACGTATTCCAATATTTGAAGGTTTGCTTATGGAAGAGTATCAGAGCAACGCCAGCaaaatgcatttacataaaagttGCTCCTAATGTGacaaacattttgtacattCAACAGCCAATGATATGATTTAACTAAAACTACACATATACAGCATAGTGACTTGATTTAGTGGGAGACATTTGCACTGCTTTGATGATAATTTGTACATTCAGTCTTCTGCCATCAGTATTTGTGTAGGTGCACATATGTGCCCCAAGCTGAACACACATTCAGTTAAGGTCGAATACATTGTTGGTATTTCAATGGAAGCAATTGTGAAACTGAAAActaaaattaacaaattaattgattgtttttacaAATCTGACCAGATGTTAAAATGAGAAGAAATCGTAACACGGGTCTGCAGCTCTGTGAAAGAAGCTGTTAAACCACGGAAATTACTCTTTTGACCTTATGATGGCACCAGATGAATGAATCAGGGATCGACCAAAGttcacaaacacaatgaatgtGTGTAACCAATTGCACATTAATCCGTCCAACAGCAGTCGAGACATTTTCACTCAGAATACAACCCCCCCCTTCGGATTAATAAAGTCATTCTTCTTTATTCGACACAGTGTTCCATCTAGTCAACATCCAGTATACACATGAATGAAAGTAgaatgaaaataatacattgaGGTTGCAAAACTTGAAGGTAATCCAGGCACTTTAGAACAAGTAGCAGACAGGAAGGCAGTAGTTAAAAGCCTTTATCTTAGTGgctaaatcattaaaaaaatggcatttaacaaataaacaaacaaaatgggtTTGGCTTCACCTATGGGAGGCAATCCCATGGCCTGGATAATAACATGTCAGTggagacaaatgaaaaataaataataaatggaaaatagCCAACCCATATATAGGTTAAAGGTCTGTGAGAAGCCGGAGAAGCCTCTAcgtagaaaagaaaaagatattaCAGAAAACATGAAGTCCACATTGAGACCTGGATACTTAAACGCTCATGTTTCTGTATTCTGTCTCCCCCTTGACCAAAGGTTTAATGTGCTCTCTATAAGTAGCTTAACAGTTACCTTAAATATTACATGAGCAACCCATTAGCCTCCTATTGCTAATATGACACTATTCAAGACAGATAATGCTCCAAAAAGGGAATTTATAGAGAAGATAAAGGATGCCAGTGAATATTTGCTTGGTCACAGGAATACAGAAAACGATACATGTAACTGTCAGTTAAACTGATAGCTGTAGAACTGTGCCAGTAGGCGTTGCTATAGAAACAGAATgttcaaaccaaaccaaacgcTACATACGTTATGCTCTTTAAGTTTCACAAAGATCAAAACCGTCTGGTCGGTTCTCATGGAAAACCTCAGGATGACTCATTTGACAAACTTCACAACAAAACTTTTTTGATTAGAAGCTCTTGATGTATAATACGTATACACTATATAATACATGCCAGCCGGAAATGGCTTTCAATCTTCACAACGAGGACAGAAAGCCACTTAACCAATCAAGCTGCACATACATTATCTCTTCCTCTTGAACTccttcccctctcccctccatcTTTGTTAGGTCTATGTACGTATGATGAGGCACCCCGGAGACCGCCGAGCCTATGGTGTTTTATTTAGAGGAGCGCCTCTTTCCCAGACTAGGCTTTTAGCACAGCTGTCGTATTTGACCCACTTCTACACAGACGAAGGAGAAACGAGGAGAAGGTGGCAGctgagatgaggagagaggaggtgttTTAAGGAGGCAGATTTTGCAGGATAAGGAGAGTTAATGGAGGAGAGTGAACGGATGAAAGAGGCTGACAATGGGGGGTGGATGAGGAGgataaaaagagagattttCAGGATAAAAGAGTTGAACATAGGGAAATAGTTGTTGATTTATATATGGTTACTTACATATTATACTTaagaacacagaaaaataatagCCTTGTAGTGGTTTTTGTACGATATCGACcatttcacagcagacattttgacacgCACATCATGGTGTTGGTAGTGTGCATGCACTCAGTGGCACTCAGTCATCATTAATATTAATTGCACTCGTGCTTTTTTACCTTCTTCTGCAAGTCAAGGGGTTCATGGAGTCTCAATCAGGGCTACCTCAGATTGTGTATTAAATGTAACGCTGTTGGATTAGGCCACTACTACACAGAAATGTACACAACATCAAGTGGTTAATTAAAACCTACGGATGGTAAACAACGTAAAAGAGGTGTGACAATCAGCACTTATCCTGCGTGGGAATTTCCACAGCAACAGAAACGAAATCACCTCCGCTCTATTTGAAGGAGTTTCTATTAAAAAGACTAAACCAGGAAGCGGGTTTGCATTGACCGTCTTCATATAATCATTTTGTGAGGATTTATGGTTCATGTGAGGCTGAATCAGATGGACTCATTATTGGGGCTGATTTTAAAAAGCACTGTGGGGGCAGAGTCGTAATAAACGAGGCACAGCTGAATTAGCAGACGCAGCTCAAGGGCGTTGGGAAGTGATTAATATTGTACTGCGTCTGCGTTGTTTCCTCCCTGCCCCTGTGTTTTGCTGCCTAGACAGCTTATAACAGCAACACATTATTATGATGTAGAGTGGAAATAATTGGTCGCTTAATAGATTAATCCATTGGTTCTGAAGCTGGTGGGCCACGGAGGAGCGATGGGGTACCTTGATGCTTTTAAAGCTATTTTGATGCTAGCAAAGCTAATTTGCTAGCAAAGCTAATTTactagcaaaaaaaaagctaaacttTGCCCAATATAGTTAGTGGAGTTAGATAATCACTGGATCAGTCAGTCAACAGAAACTTTTAAATGAATCTGCAACTGTTTTGATAACCAGTCCAATCCAAGTGTATTTATAAAGATAAAACTGTGCTTTAAGACAGAGTTCGTAACCGATTAATACTTtaagtttaattcattttaaatggctCAAAAATCACCTCGAATGTGAATAATGTCTGGTTTTCTTAGGCGGGCTATTAGACTTGATTATATTGACttttttgcagatgttttatgTTAATTTGTATACTTGCACCTGCACATACACTGGTTGATGTGATTTATCACTAGGGGAAAACTTTCGCTTAAAAATGACGCCTACCTGGCTGTCGACTTCTTTtacacaaacagtcacacatacagagtcacacacacacacacacacacacacacacacacacacacacacacacacacacacacacacacacacacacacacacactcagacacagaGAACAGATGTGAATGCCGGGGGAGGGCACTTTCAGTCCATGAAGAGATGTGAGCTGACGTGGCACTTGTGAGACGGGCTCACCAGGACGGGAAATGGGATCGCACAAGCGTCAGGCACGTCCCTAAATCCCAGCCCTGCCAAGCTTTCTGGCTGCAGAGAGAGCTGACCCCGTGTGACCCCCCTCGGGGCACTTTCTGAAAAAGGGTGACATCATTTttgagagctttttttttttttttttttttttttttgcacagcgCAGTAAAAAAGTCTTTGTCTGTTAAATctgctcctcacaagatttctaCACAGCtacctcctcccccccctctttctcaAATCTCACAGCACCTAATGAacaaaaaagatgtaaaattCATGGGGgttcattaattatttaatattaataagaaaAGCAGCGTAGGCTAAATGTGTGCTACAGAAGTCAGACTAGCTGGTAACTGGGTCACTCTCAAGAAACATCATTTGTCACCTGCACACACCCAAGTACATTCAGCCCGGATCccagtttattttaattctatGGTATTAAATGAGCTTTAAAAACACTAATGGTAACAAGATTGAATTTACGTTTTATATGTATACTTTTTACCATCCCTCCTTGCTGACATGTCACCTAGTAAATTTCCAGATAACATCTGTTAACATCTGTGATAGATAATTTATAGATTTAAATGTATCCAACACTAATTCAATAAAAATTTTACAAAAACGCATATATTTGAGTCTTATAATTACAGCAAGTATAAGTCGACTTTTGTGATAGATAATTTATAGATTTAAATGTATCCAACactaattcaataaaaaatttACAAAAACGCATATATTTGAGTCTTATAATAGTCTTATTGATAGCTAAGTGTGGGGCACAACTCAGCCTCTGAAAAGAGTTTTATAACATCCTCTGTGGCTATTTGAAATAAATGGGCATTGAGGAGGGCCTCTTTAATGGATCATTTGAACAAAATGAATCTGCAGAtcaattgacaaaaaaagtaactacagtcttctttttttccaaaagaatACTGTAAATTGTTTCTGTTCCACCATTGGATGAGGGGAGTCCACTACATATTTGCAGTTTATACTCTCAGGTTGAACCCAGAGGGATCTCTCAGCAGTAAATCTCCGGGTGAGAGGGACACAGACGGGGAACACTCAGACCATGATGCTAAAAGCCTTTAAGGTCTCCCCTCTTGTCTCCCCTCTGTCCTGAATCTGGAGCCGGACCAGCTGCCGGCCTCTCGcgtgtttttctctctccacattGATCCGTCCCATCAGCCACCTTTGaccaactctttttttctttctttctttcttgtgaGAATGTTTAACAGTGAAACATCATACCGACAAAGCCACCACATTGTTTGAGCACAATGCAGACTTTGACCTGTTTCAGTATAGTCTGTGGTTACTTAGCGGTTACTTTTCCTTCAGTATTGATCAGGGATCATCACATATTGACAATATATCAGCGGGGACAGGACGGTTCAGTTTGAATGAATATTAGACCGGCAGTTTCTGTCAATGTGTCAACAGCACacaggatctctctctctctctttaaaatCACCATGGTGGGGATTTGTTTCCATGCCAGCGTTCATTCATTAACAGTTGGATCAGGGATGCAAGTAACTGAAGGGTGAGGAGCTGTGAAATGTTATGTAGCAGTGAATCCCATGTGTGACAGGTGTGCATGTTGAATAATGCATAACGCTCTGTGCCATTTTTCATTGGAGCAGCAACGGAAGCGTGACGGCACGCTGCGTTGACTGTTAACTCAGACACACGTACAGCGAATGGGCTGACAAGACGGCACAAAACACATCGAAACAAAGCACCTCAACTTTTAAGTAACAAATTAACTTTGTATGCAAATGTCATGTTAGGTTGGGTGACAAATTAGCTGGAGGGTGCTGCATGTGAATCTCAACCTACTGTATGATGATGAGTTTTGTCTGTGGGCCACGTGGGTAAAATCCTCTGTGTTGCTCCGTATTTTATATCATGATATTGATacactgtatatgt
Protein-coding sequences here:
- the rnaseh2a gene encoding ribonuclease H2 subunit A encodes the protein MDLRPFETDNSVSCRLASKVPDVCRTEDCCLGIDEAGRGPVLGPMVYGICFCPVSKKQKLKESKVADSKTLTEAERENLFKKLDEAKSYVGWALQILSPNTISTSMLQRSKYNLNALSHDAAIGLVQYALDSGVQLKEVFVDTVGPAEKYEEKLSKLFPGIEVTVRPKADSLYPIVSAASICAKVARDRIVQGWTFAEDLGEVDADYGSGYPGDPKTKAWLLKYLDPVFGYPQFVRFSWSTAQTLMDSKGVTVHWDDDAEDGEKAAQRQNNKSMLSYLSASAGGNNQKPTHRFFTERRLKSLDTL